GGAGACCGTCAGTCTGACCTTCTTCGTTTGGAGGCCTGTTTCCTCCATAAGATCTCTGAGGAGGATGGCCAGAGCCTGGGTGTCCTCCCTATCGATCCCCTGGGGGATCCTCTTCAACCCCAGGCAGGAAAGAAAGGGCCCCCTTGAGGTCTTCTTTAACCCCACTAATTTAATGGAATGAGAACCAATGTCTAATCCGATCGTTTCTGGCATATTTACCACCTAAATTTTAAAAGGGCGCTGAACTCTAAAATCATATTACTACCGCCCTAAAAGCAATGATCAAATAAACTCCAGGATCTCCTCCAAGTGTCGCCTGATTTTTGCTGACGCTGCCGGTAGCGCCTGGGGGCGCCATGACCCTAAAAGCATGGGATTGAGATAGATCTGCGCCCGAAGTGGTCCGGTATTGAGCCAAGCCCGGAGTAGTCCACCCGGCTGTCAGTGATCCCCAGGTATTGTTATCCGAGGAGGCCCATGTTGCAAAGACAAGAGCTCCGTCCGTGACTGTGGTAATCCCTGGGATTGTGACGGTAAACGGTGAAGAGGGAGCCGAATAGTTACCGGAGGCCTGCAACACATCTCGTTGCCACACCATATTGGTGCTGGGGGGACGGAAGACGTGCATGACGACTATATGAGGATTGTTGTTACCGAAAGAGACGCTTGGATTGGCAGTCCATGTGCCATTAAAGGTACACCAAAATAACCTTATCCGGCAGTTGGCAGTAGGATGGTTTACCTGATCCTCCGATGTCCAGCTTTGGCCTCCCAAGTTAGACATGGCGATTGATGCCGAAGTGTCGCGAGATGCACCGATCATCAGGACAAGATCGCCTGCCCGCATATTTCCGGGAGGAGTAACCTCAGTTGGATTGCTGGTATTTGGACCATTATCGGGGGGATTAGAGGCTGAACCAAAATAAGTGATCAAGAAACTGGTAAAATTAGAGACAACAATTCGCCTTTTTTCAGTACCGATAGGGACTTCTCCTATAGAAGTTAGGATATCAGGAGTGTAGGAGATGGTGAACCGTCCAGCCCCCAAGTTTCTCTGCCTGTTTGCCGCGGCATTCAGATTAGCGTTGAGATCAGTAGCTGTCAACCAATTTTGAACCGTTGCCATACGAATAGCGTACTCCACTCCAGATTGTGCCAGGAAATAGGCTTGCGTTGATTGTATAGAAAAGATCACGGATTTCTGCTTTGTAGGGATCAAATAAGAAAAGACATAACCGATGGTCACCATCAAAAACATGGCAATGACTAGAAAGAGAACAGAGAGGCCTTTAGAATTAAATAAAATCCATCCCTGCCTCCCCTTGTTTCCCAATTTTGTCATTCCCGTGAAGACGGGAATCCAGTTTTGTTTTCTATAAAAAGATATGGATTCCTGCTTTCGCAGGAATGACAACCTATCTGAAAAAATACTTCCTTTATTTTTAAAATCACTTCTCAACTGCTTGGTACCTCACGCCAGTTTTGTTTAAAATTTTTATTTGTTAAACTGGTTGGGAGATTCTTCGGATAAACCCTGGTCTGTAAAATGACTTCTTCACCGCTTGTCCTTTGTAGTTTTAATCGAAGTTGTATCTCGTTTGCCGTATTTGTCACAGCAAATTCAGTGACATTATTGGCCATTGTGGCGGTGGTTGCAGGAGAAGTCTTAACCTTTTGCAGAATGGTGTTATTCATGGGGTCCAGCCTAAAAATGATGGTTTCATCTGCACTGTCCTGAGCTGTTGGATTGGTTCTTACAAAAGTGATCGAACTGGCTGTGACCGACGTGATGCTCCTTGCATCCCTGATGTCTCTCACCATTCTCTCCAATGCCAGTTTTCCTTCATCGTAGAGCATTTTCTGATTGACGGTCATTGTATAGATTTTCAGGCTGTCAATCAAGAACTTTATGGTGATTGCCGAGACGACGGATAGGATGACGATTACCACAATGATTTCGATGAGGGTGAACCCCTTATCGAATGTGGAATGCAGATTGCGGATTGCAGAATTTCGAATCCGAAATCCGAAATCTGAAATCCGAAATAGGGGGGACGTATTCTGCCCCTGTTTACGGAAACCTTGTGACCACCGAATAGATTTCATAAATGTCATTCTGAGGGTCTCTCACCTGAACCCGGATTCTCTTGTACCCCCTGTCATTGCCGGGCTGGATCCCGTCCCCGACCACTTGGAAGTCGCTATTCACATATAAGATTTCCCATCGCCATTGGTATGAGGGGAAATTGATTGGATCGATATCCGAGAAGGACGGAGGAAGGGAAGCGGGGTTGAGAGCAGCATTGGTATAATGAAATTTCATCAACTCTTCCATTTTCTGATGGGCAAGATAGATGGCCGTCGTCGCCATTTCCGGCTTTTGGCTTCCCTTAATGCCTGTGGCAAAAGGAACGACAATAACCGGTAAAAGAATCGCCGCCATCACAATCAGGATGATGATTTCGATGAGAGTAAACCCCCTGTTCTTGACGGGGAAGGGTAGGGTCGAGATGATAGAGGTCAAGGTTTTCATGCTCAATTTACGCTCACCTTCCCGGTATATTGGGCCACACTGATCGTTTTGCTTCCTCCGCTTCCGGAGACGATCACTGAGGCCCCTCCTCCTGCGATCGGTTCCCCGAGAGAATTGAAGGTGAAGGTGATGGTCGTCCCCACCGTCACTCCCGAAGGTAATCGGCCCGAAGGATCGAGGGAGTGGGAGGGGGTGAAGGTATAGAGGGCCGAGCCCGAAGTGAAATTGACGCTTTTCGAAACCCGATGGGCCATCGCAAATTCTTGGGCGTATCGGATATCGGAGGCCACCATTTGGGCTGCGCCTTCCAAGGAAGTCCTCGAAGGGGAATCGAAACCGAGGCGAGGGATGGCCACAGCGGCAAGGATGGCCAGGAGGAAAATGACGGCCACGGTCTCGATCAATGTCATTCCTCTTAAACCCATTAGGTTTACCCTCTGAACAACGAAGCCATGTTCCACCATGGAAGGAAAACAGCCAAAGCAAGAAAGAGGACCACCCCTCCCAAAACCAATGTAAGTAAAGGTTCGATATAGGTCGGAAGTTTTTTGAGGGCGTGGTCGACCTCCAGGTCATAATAATCGGTGACCCGCCCCAACATCTCATCCAGGGTTCCTGAAGATTCCCCTACGTTGACCATCTGAATCACCAGGGGGGTGAATTGTTTGGTCTCCTTTAAGGCTTCGGTAAGACTGCTTCCTTCGGTCACGCTTTGCTGAATTCGGTGGATCGATTGGGAAAGGATGACGTTATCCACCGTGGTCGCAGTGATTTCGAGGGCCTGCAGGATGGGGATGCCTGTCCGGTTTAACATGCCGAAGGTGTTTGTGAATCGGGAAAGACCGATCTTCAGAAAGATAGGGCCCAAGATGGGAATCCTGAGCTTTATTTTGTCCCAGAGGTATCGTCCCCGTTCGGTTCCGAGGGCGCGCTTCAACACCAGAAGGCCACCAAGGAGGACGCCTAATATGAGGTACCAGAAGGACTGGAAGAGATCGTTGACCCTTATCATGATCCGGGTGGGGAGGGGCAAGGGCATGTTAAACTGGGCGAAGGTAGCGGCGAACCGTGGAATGACAAAGGCGATCAAGATGGCGAAGGCGATCAAGACCGCAAGGATGACAATTTTGGGGTACCTCGTTGCTTCCTTGAGCCGGCGGCGGGTGTCCAGCTCCCGGTTGGCCAGTATGACAAAACGGTCCAGGGATTCTCCCAGACGCCCCGAAGTCTCGCCCGCCCGAATCATATTGACATAGATTTCTGAAAAGACACCCGGATGTTTGGCCATGGAGGCGAAGAGGGGATTTCCACTCTCCACATCTTTACAAACCTGGTCGAGGACGGCCCGGAGTTTCTTGTTTTCCGTCTGCTCTTTCAAGCTGGCAAGCCCGGTGAGAAGGGGTAATCCGGCTTTATAGAGGGTGGAAAGTTGCTGACTGAAGAGGACGAGGTCTTCCAAGCCCACTTTTTTAAACCGTTCGGTCAGGGCCGAAACCAAAGGGGGAGAGGAGTTTTTGACTTCGTCGATCGAAATCGGGAGATAGCCGAGGCCGTGGAGCTGTTCTCCAGCCGCCAAAAGGGTCGGGGCTTCCAGCCTTCCTTCCACCGCCTTGCCGTTGCGGTCCCGAACTTTATATTGAAAGATGGGCATCGACTCAATACCCTCCGAAGCCTGAACCGGTCTACCTCAGATAGCCTTTCACTTTTTTTATCAATTCGTCCATGTCGAAGGGTTTGGTGATGTATTCGTTGGCCCCTGTCTCCAGGCCCATCGCTTTGTCCTTTTCCTGGGTCTTGGCGGTCAACATGAGGATGGGGATGTGTTTGTAGCGTTCGTCAAATTTCAACAGCCGGCAGACTTTATAACCGTCGAGCTTGGGCAGCATGAGGTCGAGGAGGATCAAATCGGGGTTCTCTTTCCGAGCCAGGTTTAACCCGTCCTCCCCATTGTGTGCCACGAGCACCTCAAACCCTTCGAGTTCGAGAGAAAACCGCAACGTCTCCACCAGGTCCAATTCGTCGTCGACCACCAGAATCTTCTTTTGGCTCATGCGTCCCTCCTCAATCGTTCTCTGGCTTTTCTGAACAATTCATGTTTCGTGGAGGCCTCTTCGGGGAAGCTCGCCCATCCAAATTTGACCCTCAAAGGTCCATCCGGGCCCGAGAGGGGGTTTTTTCGCAGGTCTTCCTCCATCCGTTGCCGGATCGATTGAACCCCCTTCGAATCGGCTTCACACAGGGCGACCAAGGTGGCCTCTCCTTCCCTTCTCATGAGCATATCCGATTTTCGGCAGAGCGATTGTCTGATTCTATGTTCCAGCTCGACCAGGATGGCCTCCCCACCTTTTGGGCGCCGGTCGACAAATTCGATCAGCAAGAGGGAAAGGGGAAGATTCTTTTTTTGGGCGCGCCGGATTTCGGCCTCCAGAACGAACCGAAAATGGGGCTCCCGCCGGACTTCCTCGTAGATGGGCAGGGTAAAGGTGAAGGTGCTGCCCTTACCCACCTCGCTCTCCACCCAGATTTTTCCGCGATGGGCCTCCACCAACCCTTTGGTGATGGCCAGCCCCAAACCGGTCCCTCCGGATGAGCGGTGGAGGGACCCTTCCACCTGAAAGAACTTCTCAAACACGGCATGGAGATGTTCTGCGGGAATTCCGATCCCTGTGTCTCTGACGGAGATGGCAATTTTGGGAGTTCCCCGGCAATCTTTTTCTTCGGAGAACCATTTCGCGATGACCGAAATCTTTCCTCCTTCGGGGGTGAATTTAATGGCATTGCCGATCAGGTTGACCAGGATCTGTTCGATCTTTTCTCTGTCTCCGTAGACAGGGGGGAGGCCTTCGGAGACCTCCGTCTCCAGGCGAAGCGATTTCCCATCGGCCTGCGGTTTGATGGACAGGAGGGTGTGGTCTATCAGGGGCTTTAAATCGGTCCGTTCCAGTTTTAGCTCGATTTTCCCGGATTCGATCTTGGAGAGATTCAAAAGGTCGTTCAAGATGTTGGTAAGCCGGGTGATGTTTCGATCGGCCATCGAAAGAAACCTTGTCTGGTGTTCGTTGATCGGTCCTGTTTTTCCGGAGAGGATGAGCTGGATGGCATTCTTGATCGCGGCCAGGGGAGTCCTGAGTTCGTGGGAGGCGATCGAGACAAACTCCGATTTCATGGCGTCGATCTTTCTCAGTTCCTGATTGGCTTTTTCGAGCTGTTCGACATAATCCCTCATCCTCACAAAACGTTGCCTCTCCTCCAGGGCCTTTCTTAACCGGAGTAGCATTTCGTCTAAATTGAGGGGCTTGGTGAGGTAATCGCTGGCCCCCTGTTTCATCGCCTCGATTGCCGAGTCGATCGTGCCGTGGCCGGTCATCAGCACCGTGAGGGTCTCCGGCCTTAATCGGGAGATTTCGGTGATGAGCTGAAGGCCGTCGAGGACGGGCATTTTCAGGTCGGTCAACACGAGATCGAACTTCTCCTGGGCGATCTTTTTCAACGCTTCCTCTCCATTCTCTGCCAAGGAGACCCGAAAGCCTCCGAGTCGGGTGAGAGCTTTGAAGAGGAAGTCGCGGATCTCTTTCTCGTCGTCGACGACCAGAATCTTATCTTCCATTATTTCTTGTCCTCCCGGAAAAGCGTTTCTCTCCCGGAGAGCCACTCGTCCAGCGCCTGCTTTTGAAACCGCCAGCTACCCCCCACCTTCCGGCCAGGGATCTCTCCGTTTTTGGCAAGTCGATAGAGGGTCCGGACATGGACGCTTAAATATTCGGCCGCTTCTTTTGGGGTCAACACTTCTTTCGTTCGGGGTTCCGAAGATCGATTCATTTTGGGTCTCCCACTTCTCTGTCCAGTATCTCTCTCACTCTCTTTACCAGGGTTTCAGGGGAAAAGGGCTTCTGAAGGAGATCGACCCCCTCCCTCAGCACCCCGTGGCGGAGGATCGAATCCTCCGTGTAGCCGCTCATATAGAGCACTTTCAGGTTGGGCATGGAGGATTTGAGCACGTCGGCGATCTCCCGGCCGCTCATCCCGGGCATGACCACATCGGTGAGGAGGAGATCAAAGGTCATCTGGGGTTGATTTCGAATCACAGCCAAAGCCTCATTTCCATCCTTGGCGACCTCCACCCGATACCCCCGCTCCCGGAGGACCCGGGCGGCCAGCTCTCGGACCGCAGGCTCGTCCTCCACAAGAAGAACGGCCTCGGTTCCCCCTTTTACCCCGTTCGACCTCTCTTTTCGCCAGAGAGGGTCCTCCTCCTCTTCGACTCTGGGGAGGTAGATCTTAAACGTCGTGCCAAGGCCCAATTCACTGAAGACGGCGATGTGGCCACCGCTCTGCTTTACGATTCCATAGACTGTAGACAACCCCAACCCCGTGCCCTTCCCTTTCTCTTTGGTTGTGAAGAAGGGTTCGAAGATCCTTTCCTTGACCTCGGGCGACATCCCGACTCCATTGTCGCTGACGGTAAGTCTCACATAGGGGCCAGGCTTCATCTCGAGGCGGTTGCGGACCTCCTCTTCCGTTAGGTCCACATTGGAGGTTTCGATGATGAGCCTTCCCCCGTTCGGCATGGCATCCCTGGCGTTGACCGCCAGATTGAGGAGGACCTGCTCCATCTGCCCGGGATCGGTCTTGATCTTACCGAGATCCTCGGAAAGGTGATAATCCAGTTCAATGTCTTCTCCGAGAATTCGGTGGAGCATCTTGTTAAGGTCCTTGAGAAGGGTATTGAGATTGATCACCTTGAATTCGAGCATCTGGCGACGGCTGAAGGCCAGAAGCTGACGCGTCAGGGTGGAGGCACGCTCCGAAGCTTTCAGGATCTCCTCGAGGTTTCCATAGAGGAGATTGTCCCTGTCCAGATGCAAGCAGGAAAGCTCCGCATATCCTTTGATGACGGTGAGGAGATTGTTGAAGTCGTGCGCAATCCCGCCTGCCAGACGTCCAATGGCCTCCATCTTCTGTGCATGTCGGAGCTGTTCTTCGGTCTGGCGCAAAGCTTCCTCCGCCCGTTTCAGCTCGGTGATGTCCTCACAGGTCATAAGATGTTCGCCAGTATCCAAACGGACGATCATGAAGTTGACGATCTTTTGGGTCCCGTCTTGGCATTTAACGGAAAAGATGCGGGACCTTTTCTCTCCCGAGGCCAACCAACGCGAATCCTCCAGCCAGGTGGAGATAACCTGGCGTCGATAGTCAGGATCGGGATGGGCCTTTCTGAACCAGGTTCTTCCATCGGGAATATCCTGAGAATCGTATCCGAAAAGCTCCACGAATTTCGAATTGATATACCGGAATGTCCCTTCCTGACCGATCAGAACCATCCCGAAGGGAGCATTTTCCAAAAGGGATTTGAATCGTTCTCGTTCGGTCCTGAGGATCTCTTCGGCTCTTTTGCGGAGGGTAATGTCCTCGATAAAACCTTCCAGGAAAAGCATGGCCCCATCCTTTCCGAAGACAGCCCGGGCGCTATCCCGGATCCAGATCTTTGTCCCATCCTTTCGAAGGGCTTCATATTCGAGGCCAAGGACTTTTCCGGCCCCCTCTTTCAAGGCCTGGATGAAGATCTTCCGTTGATAGGGTTCGGCATAGAACTGTGCAGCGATGTCCTTAATCTCTTCGATCATCTCCTCAGGCGATTCATATCCGAAGATGCGGGCCATGGCGGGGTTGACCTCCAAGAAGCGCCCTTCGATCGAACTCCTGTAGATGCCCTCCACAGCATTTTCGAATAGGCTCCGATATCTCTTTTCGCTTTCTCTCAAAACCTCTTCTGCCCTTTTTCGCTCATCGATGTCCCTGGCCCAGACCTGAATTCCTGGCTCTTCCAAGTAACTGATCACTTTGGCGTTGATCTCTCCCCAAAAGGAGGTGCCATCTTTACGAAGGAATTTCACCTCGTAGGTGGAAGGGGGAGATTCCCCTCGCAATCGGGCCATCGCCCTTTCCCGGGTGAGACTCTGGTAGTCGGGATGATAAACCCTCCAGTGGTCGAGGCCGATCAACTCGCCTTCTTCATATCCCAGCATCTCGTAGAGCCGACGGTTTGCAAAGATAATCTTCATCCCCTTCTGGATCCAGATTCCATCGAAACTCTCCTCGACCAGAGTCCGGTAGCGCTCCTCGCTGGCCTTCAAGGCCTCTTCGGCCCGTCTGTGGCGAATCGCTGCCCCAAAAATCTCGGCCGCGTAGCGAAGGGCTTCTACCTCGGCCTTGGTCCAGGTCCGTTCCCTGCGACACTCGTCGAATCCGATGAACCCCCACCATCGCTCTCCTACAAATACCGGGACGACCAGGATGGATTGAATATCCTGGAGACCTAAAAACTCTCTCTCTTTTTCTGGAAATTCTTTCACATGGCCCTGAATCACCTCGCCTCGACCCAAGAGCTCTACCCAGCGTGAAAAGCCCATTTTCAGGAAGGAGAAGTTTTGAAGTTGGGGATTGTCGATCTGGGGTTCTATCCCCTCATCGACCCATTCATACCTTTGGCTCGTCAAGAGGTCACCCTCCGGCCCAAGATGATTCTCGAAAATATAGACCCGACTCACCTCGGAGGCCTTCCCCAGTCTCCTCAATACCTCCTCGATGCTCTGAAGCCATCCGGTCCCTCCTAAAAACGATTTTGAAGCAAAGCCCAAGGCCTCCAGGATGGCATCCTTCCGGCGGAGGGATACTTCATCTTCGATGGAAGAGGTGATATCACGGATATATTCGATCACCCCCCTGATCTGGTTCGTCGCAGGGTCGAGTAAAGGGAAGGTGTGGAGCTCCAGCCATGCCGT
This genomic interval from Thermodesulfobacteriota bacterium contains the following:
- a CDS encoding prepilin-type N-terminal cleavage/methylation domain-containing protein, with protein sequence MKSIRWSQGFRKQGQNTSPLFRISDFGFRIRNSAIRNLHSTFDKGFTLIEIIVVIVILSVVSAITIKFLIDSLKIYTMTVNQKMLYDEGKLALERMVRDIRDARSITSVTASSITFVRTNPTAQDSADETIIFRLDPMNNTILQKVKTSPATTATMANNVTEFAVTNTANEIQLRLKLQRTSGEEVILQTRVYPKNLPTSLTNKNFKQNWREVPSS
- a CDS encoding type II secretion system GspH family protein, which encodes MKTLTSIISTLPFPVKNRGFTLIEIIILIVMAAILLPVIVVPFATGIKGSQKPEMATTAIYLAHQKMEELMKFHYTNAALNPASLPPSFSDIDPINFPSYQWRWEILYVNSDFQVVGDGIQPGNDRGYKRIRVQVRDPQNDIYEIYSVVTRFP
- a CDS encoding type II secretion system GspH family protein translates to MTLIETVAVIFLLAILAAVAIPRLGFDSPSRTSLEGAAQMVASDIRYAQEFAMAHRVSKSVNFTSGSALYTFTPSHSLDPSGRLPSGVTVGTTITFTFNSLGEPIAGGGASVIVSGSGGSKTISVAQYTGKVSVN
- a CDS encoding type II secretion system F family protein — encoded protein: MPIFQYKVRDRNGKAVEGRLEAPTLLAAGEQLHGLGYLPISIDEVKNSSPPLVSALTERFKKVGLEDLVLFSQQLSTLYKAGLPLLTGLASLKEQTENKKLRAVLDQVCKDVESGNPLFASMAKHPGVFSEIYVNMIRAGETSGRLGESLDRFVILANRELDTRRRLKEATRYPKIVILAVLIAFAILIAFVIPRFAATFAQFNMPLPLPTRIMIRVNDLFQSFWYLILGVLLGGLLVLKRALGTERGRYLWDKIKLRIPILGPIFLKIGLSRFTNTFGMLNRTGIPILQALEITATTVDNVILSQSIHRIQQSVTEGSSLTEALKETKQFTPLVIQMVNVGESSGTLDEMLGRVTDYYDLEVDHALKKLPTYIEPLLTLVLGGVVLFLALAVFLPWWNMASLFRG
- a CDS encoding response regulator, encoding MSQKKILVVDDELDLVETLRFSLELEGFEVLVAHNGEDGLNLARKENPDLILLDLMLPKLDGYKVCRLLKFDERYKHIPILMLTAKTQEKDKAMGLETGANEYITKPFDMDELIKKVKGYLR
- a CDS encoding hybrid sensor histidine kinase/response regulator encodes the protein MEDKILVVDDEKEIRDFLFKALTRLGGFRVSLAENGEEALKKIAQEKFDLVLTDLKMPVLDGLQLITEISRLRPETLTVLMTGHGTIDSAIEAMKQGASDYLTKPLNLDEMLLRLRKALEERQRFVRMRDYVEQLEKANQELRKIDAMKSEFVSIASHELRTPLAAIKNAIQLILSGKTGPINEHQTRFLSMADRNITRLTNILNDLLNLSKIESGKIELKLERTDLKPLIDHTLLSIKPQADGKSLRLETEVSEGLPPVYGDREKIEQILVNLIGNAIKFTPEGGKISVIAKWFSEEKDCRGTPKIAISVRDTGIGIPAEHLHAVFEKFFQVEGSLHRSSGGTGLGLAITKGLVEAHRGKIWVESEVGKGSTFTFTLPIYEEVRREPHFRFVLEAEIRRAQKKNLPLSLLLIEFVDRRPKGGEAILVELEHRIRQSLCRKSDMLMRREGEATLVALCEADSKGVQSIRQRMEEDLRKNPLSGPDGPLRVKFGWASFPEEASTKHELFRKARERLRRDA
- a CDS encoding helix-turn-helix domain-containing protein, with the protein product MNRSSEPRTKEVLTPKEAAEYLSVHVRTLYRLAKNGEIPGRKVGGSWRFQKQALDEWLSGRETLFREDKK
- a CDS encoding PAS domain S-box protein — translated: MSRNKKVKKEERFPQPETEHLLSDIFASIQDGLSILDRELTIIRVNPTVERWYAHAMPLVGKKCYEVYCKRAERCEICPAHQTLQTGQKATAVVPKVGENAEITAWLELHTFPLLDPATNQIRGVIEYIRDITSSIEDEVSLRRKDAILEALGFASKSFLGGTGWLQSIEEVLRRLGKASEVSRVYIFENHLGPEGDLLTSQRYEWVDEGIEPQIDNPQLQNFSFLKMGFSRWVELLGRGEVIQGHVKEFPEKEREFLGLQDIQSILVVPVFVGERWWGFIGFDECRRERTWTKAEVEALRYAAEIFGAAIRHRRAEEALKASEERYRTLVEESFDGIWIQKGMKIIFANRRLYEMLGYEEGELIGLDHWRVYHPDYQSLTRERAMARLRGESPPSTYEVKFLRKDGTSFWGEINAKVISYLEEPGIQVWARDIDERKRAEEVLRESEKRYRSLFENAVEGIYRSSIEGRFLEVNPAMARIFGYESPEEMIEEIKDIAAQFYAEPYQRKIFIQALKEGAGKVLGLEYEALRKDGTKIWIRDSARAVFGKDGAMLFLEGFIEDITLRKRAEEILRTERERFKSLLENAPFGMVLIGQEGTFRYINSKFVELFGYDSQDIPDGRTWFRKAHPDPDYRRQVISTWLEDSRWLASGEKRSRIFSVKCQDGTQKIVNFMIVRLDTGEHLMTCEDITELKRAEEALRQTEEQLRHAQKMEAIGRLAGGIAHDFNNLLTVIKGYAELSCLHLDRDNLLYGNLEEILKASERASTLTRQLLAFSRRQMLEFKVINLNTLLKDLNKMLHRILGEDIELDYHLSEDLGKIKTDPGQMEQVLLNLAVNARDAMPNGGRLIIETSNVDLTEEEVRNRLEMKPGPYVRLTVSDNGVGMSPEVKERIFEPFFTTKEKGKGTGLGLSTVYGIVKQSGGHIAVFSELGLGTTFKIYLPRVEEEEDPLWRKERSNGVKGGTEAVLLVEDEPAVRELAARVLRERGYRVEVAKDGNEALAVIRNQPQMTFDLLLTDVVMPGMSGREIADVLKSSMPNLKVLYMSGYTEDSILRHGVLREGVDLLQKPFSPETLVKRVREILDREVGDPK